A window of Metabacillus sp. B2-18 contains these coding sequences:
- a CDS encoding M23 family metallopeptidase, with amino-acid sequence MSHRADEVRKRIAKRKREKGLSNGNSHEPSRTSLFISDEERYGGIYSPPTYEGGPGKPNGGHPLFRTEVFMFKILFSAILVLVTAIVFKNGAPMFDQAKSVINYSLEEEFQFATVSKWYQDQFGEPLALFQPKDENKTETENDTQMVQLAVPASGKVLESFKDNGQGIMVETNRPSVEAMNEGIIIEAGEKDQTGLTIVLQHADGTKSWYGNLDKVDVALYDYVEKGKELGKIKLSENQKGTYYFAIKKGDAFIDPIQVIQFE; translated from the coding sequence ATGAGTCATCGAGCGGATGAAGTAAGAAAAAGAATTGCAAAGCGGAAACGCGAAAAAGGTTTATCAAATGGAAATAGTCACGAACCAAGTCGTACCTCCTTATTTATAAGTGATGAAGAGCGATATGGTGGTATTTATTCTCCTCCTACATATGAGGGGGGACCTGGCAAGCCAAACGGAGGACACCCACTCTTTCGAACAGAAGTATTTATGTTTAAGATCTTATTTTCTGCTATATTGGTTCTTGTCACAGCGATTGTCTTTAAAAATGGAGCACCGATGTTTGATCAAGCTAAATCGGTAATCAATTATTCACTTGAGGAAGAGTTTCAATTTGCGACTGTATCTAAATGGTATCAAGATCAGTTTGGAGAACCACTAGCTTTATTTCAACCAAAGGACGAAAACAAAACAGAGACAGAGAACGATACTCAAATGGTACAACTTGCTGTACCGGCCTCAGGTAAGGTGTTAGAGTCATTTAAAGACAATGGACAAGGAATAATGGTGGAAACGAATCGACCATCTGTTGAAGCGATGAATGAGGGGATTATCATCGAAGCTGGCGAAAAAGATCAAACAGGGCTTACGATTGTTCTTCAACATGCTGATGGCACAAAGTCATGGTATGGAAACTTAGATAAAGTGGATGTTGCTCTTTATGACTATGTTGAAAAAGGTAAGGAGTTAGGTAAAATAAAACTTTCTGAAAATCAAAAAGGAACGTATTATTTTGCGATTAAAAAGGGCGATGCATTTATAGACCCAATTCAGGTGATTCAATTTGAGTAA
- the minD gene encoding septum site-determining protein MinD translates to MGEAIVITSGKGGVGKTTTSANIGTALAILGKRVCLVDTDIGLRNLDVVMGLENRIIYDLVDVVEGRCKMHQALVKDKRFEDLLYLLPAAQTSDKTAVKPEQMKKLINELKQDYDYIVIDCPAGIEQGYKNAVAGADKAIVVTTPEISAVRDADRIIGLLEQEEIEPPKLIVNRIRNHLVKNGDMLDVDEIVTHLSIDLIGIVADDDDVIKASNNGEPIAMNPDNRAAIAYRNIARRILGESVPLQSLEDQNKGMFVKLKKFFGVRV, encoded by the coding sequence ATGGGTGAAGCAATTGTCATTACCTCAGGTAAAGGTGGCGTTGGTAAGACAACGACATCGGCAAATATTGGGACAGCTTTAGCTATATTAGGCAAACGAGTTTGTCTAGTAGATACAGACATCGGTCTTCGAAACCTGGATGTTGTAATGGGGCTTGAGAACCGAATTATTTATGATTTAGTAGATGTGGTTGAAGGTCGTTGTAAAATGCATCAGGCACTTGTAAAGGACAAGCGTTTTGAGGATTTACTATATTTATTACCTGCTGCGCAAACAAGTGATAAAACGGCTGTTAAACCGGAACAAATGAAAAAGCTCATTAATGAATTAAAACAAGATTATGATTATATCGTTATTGACTGTCCTGCTGGCATCGAACAAGGATATAAAAATGCGGTGGCCGGTGCGGATAAAGCAATTGTTGTTACAACACCTGAAATTTCAGCTGTTCGTGATGCAGACCGAATTATTGGGTTACTAGAACAAGAAGAAATTGAACCACCTAAACTTATTGTTAATCGAATTCGCAACCATTTAGTGAAAAATGGAGATATGCTTGATGTAGATGAAATAGTGACACATTTATCGATTGATTTAATCGGCATTGTCGCTGATGATGATGATGTTATTAAGGCATCTAACAATGGTGAGCCGATTGCGATGAATCCAGATAACCGTGCAGCAATTGCCTACAGAAATATTGCTCGTCGAATTCTTGGAGAATCCGTCCCATTACAATCTTTAGAAGATCAAAATAAAGGGATGTTTGTAAAACTAAAAAAATTCTTCGGTGTACGAGTTTAA
- the minC gene encoding septum site-determining protein MinC, which produces MKVQKQQYVTIKGTKDGLTLHLDDSCSFDQLLQELEEMLSLKQYVQQGGPVIGVNVKVGNRFIDKNQREKLESVIKQKRNLLVESIDSNVMTKDEALRLKRETEIVSITKIVRSGQVLKVNGDLLLIGDVNPGGTVSATGNIFVLGALRGIAHAGVNGNQQAVIAASIMKPTQLRIGEVINRAPDHIPNEGNEMECAYINEDEEMVIERLQQLTHLRPNLTRFEGGI; this is translated from the coding sequence ATGAAGGTCCAAAAACAGCAATATGTTACGATAAAAGGCACTAAAGATGGCTTAACGTTACATCTCGATGATTCATGTTCTTTTGACCAATTGCTCCAGGAGCTTGAGGAAATGCTGTCTTTAAAGCAATATGTTCAACAAGGCGGTCCGGTTATTGGAGTTAATGTAAAGGTTGGAAATCGTTTCATAGATAAGAATCAGCGAGAAAAACTAGAATCGGTTATTAAGCAGAAGCGGAATCTTTTGGTAGAGTCAATTGATAGTAATGTTATGACGAAGGATGAGGCACTAAGATTAAAAAGAGAGACGGAGATCGTTTCTATTACGAAAATTGTGCGCTCCGGTCAAGTTCTTAAGGTGAATGGAGATCTACTGCTAATAGGTGATGTGAATCCAGGTGGAACAGTAAGTGCCACTGGGAATATTTTTGTTCTAGGAGCGTTAAGAGGTATTGCGCATGCTGGTGTAAATGGAAATCAACAAGCTGTAATTGCTGCTTCAATAATGAAGCCAACACAGCTGCGCATCGGTGAGGTTATTAATCGGGCTCCAGATCATATACCAAACGAAGGTAATGAGATGGAATGTGCTTATATTAATGAAGACGAAGAAATGGTAATTGAGAGATTACAGCAACTTACTCATCTACGACCGAATTTAACGAGGTTTGAAGGGGGAATCTAA
- the mreD gene encoding rod shape-determining protein MreD codes for MRRFILPFLVFFSFISESIFAHLVSLSFISEDYIFVPRFILIFVIFITVYLNRTQGMLFGFIFGLLHDIIYIEVMGIYLFAYGFLAYLISKAMKVLHGHVLIVLFLTLLAISVLEYYVYGINYLIDATKMSLYDFTTLRLLPTLAMNLVVAGLFIYPLKTFLTKLKLAESED; via the coding sequence TTGAGACGTTTCATTCTTCCTTTTCTTGTCTTTTTTTCTTTTATAAGTGAAAGCATCTTTGCACATTTAGTTTCACTTTCATTTATATCCGAAGATTATATATTTGTTCCGAGATTTATTTTAATTTTTGTCATTTTCATAACTGTATACTTAAATCGTACCCAAGGTATGTTATTTGGCTTTATATTTGGACTTTTACACGATATTATTTATATTGAAGTCATGGGAATTTATCTTTTTGCATACGGATTCTTGGCCTATCTTATATCAAAGGCAATGAAGGTACTACATGGACACGTATTAATTGTATTATTTCTTACTCTCTTAGCTATATCTGTGCTTGAATACTATGTTTATGGAATTAACTATTTAATTGATGCAACAAAAATGTCTCTCTATGATTTTACAACGTTAAGGTTACTTCCAACCTTGGCAATGAATCTTGTTGTTGCTGGTTTATTTATTTATCCATTAAAAACATTTTTAACGAAATTAAAGTTGGCAGAGTCAGAGGATTAA
- the mreC gene encoding rod shape-determining protein MreC, whose translation MPQFFLNKRLILLLVSVIVLVALIGFSLKDNRELSWPEQFLQDTVSVFQSIFHKPATYVSNFFENVNDLKNTYEENELLKSRLDEYMQLEADLQEYKIENEKLKAELGKVADLRDYNPIFSAVIGRNPDKWYDYVSIDKGEQDGVEPNMAVVTAQGLVGKVKSTSQFTSTVQLLSATDLKNRISAEVQPLPVADGDEKENDTTKNNEKITGLIEGYDEEKGALLLRRIESNVKLVEGQKVITAGIGGVFPGGILIGEITEVEPDSYGLEQMAYVKPAANFYDIDRVWVAKRNAASEDPVEALAEEEEEES comes from the coding sequence ATGCCACAGTTTTTTCTAAATAAACGCCTTATCTTGTTACTAGTAAGTGTGATCGTTTTAGTGGCATTGATTGGTTTTTCTTTAAAAGATAATCGAGAGCTATCATGGCCGGAACAATTTTTGCAAGACACCGTAAGTGTTTTTCAATCAATTTTTCATAAGCCTGCAACATACGTATCAAACTTCTTTGAAAATGTGAACGATTTAAAAAATACGTATGAAGAAAATGAGCTACTAAAAAGTAGACTTGATGAATATATGCAGCTTGAAGCTGATTTACAAGAGTACAAAATTGAAAATGAAAAACTAAAGGCTGAGCTTGGAAAGGTTGCCGATTTAAGGGATTATAATCCAATATTTTCAGCTGTTATAGGTCGAAATCCAGATAAATGGTATGACTATGTATCCATTGATAAAGGAGAACAAGACGGGGTTGAGCCGAACATGGCTGTTGTCACAGCACAGGGACTGGTTGGGAAAGTAAAATCAACCTCTCAATTCACATCGACTGTACAACTTTTAAGTGCAACAGATTTGAAAAATCGAATATCAGCTGAGGTGCAACCACTGCCAGTAGCAGATGGTGATGAAAAAGAAAACGACACAACTAAAAATAATGAGAAAATTACAGGGTTAATTGAAGGTTATGACGAAGAAAAAGGAGCCCTTCTGCTTCGTCGAATTGAATCAAATGTTAAGCTTGTGGAAGGTCAAAAAGTCATAACAGCAGGCATAGGAGGAGTTTTCCCTGGAGGAATTCTTATTGGGGAGATTACCGAAGTAGAGCCTGATTCTTATGGGTTGGAACAAATGGCCTATGTAAAGCCTGCAGCTAATTTTTACGATATTGACCGGGTATGGGTAGCGAAGCGAAACGCAGCATCAGAAGATCCGGTGGAAGCATTGGCTGAAGAGGAGGAGGAGGAATCTTGA
- a CDS encoding rod shape-determining protein — protein MFGIGTRDLGIDLGTANTLVFVKGRGIVVREPSVVALQTDTKQIVAVGNDAKNMIGRTPGNVVALRPMKDGVIADYETTATMMKYYIKQATKTKGVFSRKPYVMVCVPSGITAVEERAVIDATRQAGARDAYTIEEPFAAAIGANLPVWEPTGSMVVDIGGGTTEVAIISLGGIVTSQSIRVAGDEMDEAITTYIRKTYNLMIGDRTAEAIKVEIGSAGSPDGVENMDIRGRDLLTGLPKTIEITAEEIAEALKDTVYMIVDSVKNTLEKTPPELAADIMDRGIVLTGGGALLRNLDKVIGEETNMPVLIAEDPLDCVAIGTGKALEHIHLFKNKARDSR, from the coding sequence ATGTTCGGTATTGGTACAAGAGACCTTGGAATAGATTTGGGGACTGCAAACACACTTGTGTTTGTTAAAGGAAGAGGAATTGTTGTTAGGGAGCCATCTGTAGTTGCTCTGCAAACAGACACAAAGCAAATTGTTGCCGTTGGTAATGATGCAAAAAACATGATCGGACGTACGCCAGGAAATGTCGTTGCCCTTCGACCAATGAAGGATGGCGTTATTGCGGATTATGAAACAACAGCAACAATGATGAAGTATTATATTAAGCAAGCAACGAAAACAAAAGGTGTTTTCTCAAGAAAGCCTTATGTTATGGTTTGTGTTCCTTCAGGTATAACAGCGGTAGAGGAAAGAGCAGTTATTGATGCAACAAGACAAGCAGGTGCCCGTGATGCTTATACAATAGAAGAGCCATTTGCTGCTGCTATCGGTGCAAATCTGCCTGTTTGGGAACCAACAGGTAGTATGGTTGTTGATATTGGTGGAGGAACGACGGAAGTAGCCATTATTTCACTAGGTGGAATTGTTACAAGTCAATCAATTCGTGTTGCCGGTGATGAAATGGATGAGGCTATTACTACATACATTCGCAAAACATATAACTTAATGATTGGTGATCGTACGGCTGAAGCGATCAAAGTAGAAATTGGTTCAGCAGGTTCTCCTGATGGCGTGGAAAACATGGATATTCGTGGACGTGACTTATTAACAGGATTACCGAAAACAATTGAGATTACGGCTGAGGAAATTGCCGAAGCCCTAAAAGACACGGTTTATATGATTGTTGATTCAGTGAAAAATACATTGGAAAAAACTCCACCAGAGCTTGCTGCGGATATTATGGATCGTGGAATTGTGTTAACAGGAGGGGGAGCCCTTCTTCGCAACCTTGATAAGGTGATTGGTGAAGAAACGAATATGCCGGTATTAATTGCAGAAGATCCGTTAGATTGTGTTGCAATCGGAACAGGTAAAGCTTTAGAGCATATTCATTTGTTTAAAAATAAAGCTAGAGACAGTCGTTAA
- the ltrA gene encoding group II intron reverse transcriptase/maturase: MRNPKVVLNSLTSKAQNKTYVFERLYRNLYNTEFYLAAYAKLYSNKGSNTKGVNNDTIDGISLERIERLIEKLKEQSYQPKPARRTYIPKKNGKPRPLGIPTFEDKLVQEVVRSILESIYEPQFSNHSHGFRPNRSCHTALKEIRNTFTGTRWFIEGDIKGFFDNIDHHVLIGLLRKRIRDEKLINLIWKFLRAGYVEEWTFHKTYSGTPQGGIISPLLSNIYLHELDKYVEQYALDYNKGKKRRHNLIYHNVASKINHSKSKNKRDWERLTEEEKAERLRKLKALYKELQSHESKDLFDPNYRRMKYVRYADDFIIGVIGSNKEAEQIKKDLTDYLADKLKLELSAEKTLITNSKTNARFLGYDIRVARDWQRMKMSNGTKKRKFNYQTKLFVPHEKYIKKLINLGALKIGSNNGWKPVHRPYLVHNDDLEILRTYNAEIEGLYHYFRLASNVHVLQSFRQTMKYSMIKTYASKYKSTVSKIITEFSINGKFGIHYKTKDGPKIAFFTEQRMEKNSEINKQSVDIIENTLLYGGRTSLIERLLAEKCEWCGAENVPLEMHHVNKLKDLKGKKRWEQTMIARNRKTIAMCVKCHHDLHNGKLD, encoded by the coding sequence ATGAGAAATCCAAAAGTAGTGTTAAACAGTCTAACTTCCAAAGCTCAAAATAAAACGTACGTATTTGAACGGTTGTATCGAAATTTGTATAATACCGAGTTTTATCTAGCAGCCTATGCCAAACTCTATTCGAATAAAGGAAGCAATACAAAAGGTGTCAATAATGACACTATTGATGGAATAAGCTTAGAAAGAATCGAGCGTTTGATTGAAAAATTAAAAGAGCAGTCTTATCAACCAAAACCAGCGCGCAGAACATATATCCCTAAGAAAAATGGAAAGCCACGACCTTTGGGTATCCCGACTTTTGAGGATAAATTAGTGCAAGAAGTTGTTCGGAGCATTTTAGAAAGTATTTATGAGCCACAATTCTCAAATCATTCGCATGGTTTTCGACCAAATCGTAGCTGTCACACGGCTTTAAAAGAAATACGTAACACGTTTACAGGTACGAGATGGTTTATTGAGGGTGATATAAAAGGTTTCTTTGACAATATCGACCATCATGTATTAATTGGGCTTTTACGAAAACGTATCAGGGACGAGAAATTAATTAATTTAATTTGGAAATTCCTTAGAGCAGGTTATGTAGAAGAATGGACTTTTCACAAAACTTACAGTGGAACCCCTCAGGGTGGCATAATTAGTCCGTTATTATCGAATATTTATCTGCATGAATTAGATAAATATGTAGAACAATATGCACTGGACTATAACAAAGGTAAAAAGCGCAGACATAATCTTATCTATCATAACGTAGCATCAAAGATTAATCATAGTAAAAGTAAAAATAAACGTGATTGGGAACGGTTAACTGAAGAAGAAAAAGCTGAAAGGCTTAGAAAATTAAAAGCTCTATATAAAGAGTTACAAAGCCATGAGAGCAAAGACCTCTTTGACCCGAACTACCGTCGAATGAAATATGTGAGATACGCTGATGATTTTATTATCGGGGTTATTGGCAGTAATAAAGAAGCTGAACAAATCAAGAAGGATTTAACAGATTACCTAGCAGATAAACTCAAATTAGAATTAAGTGCTGAAAAAACGTTGATAACAAATAGTAAGACAAACGCTAGATTTCTAGGATACGACATTCGAGTAGCAAGAGATTGGCAAAGAATGAAAATGTCAAATGGTACGAAAAAGCGAAAGTTCAACTATCAAACGAAGCTATTCGTACCACATGAGAAATATATCAAAAAACTCATCAATTTAGGTGCATTAAAAATTGGCAGCAACAATGGGTGGAAACCTGTTCATCGTCCGTATCTAGTGCATAACGATGACCTTGAAATTCTTCGTACGTATAATGCGGAAATTGAAGGATTATATCATTATTTTCGTCTAGCAAGCAATGTGCATGTACTTCAATCTTTCCGTCAAACAATGAAATACAGCATGATTAAAACGTATGCCAGTAAATATAAAAGTACCGTTAGTAAAATCATTACAGAATTTTCGATAAACGGGAAATTCGGTATACATTATAAAACGAAGGATGGTCCTAAAATTGCCTTTTTTACGGAACAACGAATGGAAAAGAACTCGGAAATCAATAAACAATCAGTCGATATAATTGAAAATACGTTACTTTACGGTGGCAGAACAAGCCTCATTGAACGCCTCTTAGCTGAAAAGTGTGAATGGTGTGGTGCAGAAAATGTTCCATTAGAAATGCATCATGTCAATAAACTTAAAGATTTAAAAGGTAAGAAACGATGGGAACAAACCATGATTGCAAGAAATCGCAAGACGATTGCCATGTGTGTAAAATGCCACCATGACTTACACAATGGAAAGTTAGATTGA
- a CDS encoding Maf family protein encodes MKKNLILASASPRRKELLELLQLPFEVIASEVEEVVDEKLSPAEMVQSLAEQKAKSVAENVSNAFVIGSDTLVVYEGKMLGKPKDFSEAVQMLKMLSGKTHEVYTGVCLINNDDVRCFSEKTSVTIYSLTDKEIDEYVQTGEPMDKAGAYGIQGYGSLLVKEIHGDYYSVVGLPIARTKRELVAAGFTW; translated from the coding sequence ATGAAAAAAAACCTCATTTTAGCTTCAGCTTCTCCCCGTAGAAAAGAACTTCTAGAGCTTCTCCAACTTCCTTTTGAAGTGATTGCCAGTGAGGTGGAGGAGGTTGTTGACGAGAAGCTCAGTCCTGCCGAAATGGTTCAATCATTGGCTGAGCAAAAAGCCAAAAGTGTAGCCGAAAATGTTTCAAATGCTTTTGTTATTGGATCAGACACGCTTGTTGTTTATGAAGGAAAAATGCTAGGTAAGCCTAAGGACTTCTCTGAAGCCGTGCAAATGCTTAAAATGCTTTCAGGAAAAACACATGAGGTGTATACCGGAGTATGTCTTATAAACAACGATGATGTGCGTTGTTTTTCTGAAAAAACGAGCGTAACGATTTATTCTTTAACAGATAAGGAAATTGATGAATATGTTCAAACAGGTGAGCCAATGGACAAAGCAGGTGCATACGGAATTCAAGGGTATGGATCATTGCTTGTAAAGGAAATACATGGTGATTATTATTCAGTAGTTGGTCTGCCGATCGCTAGAACAAAAAGAGAGCTTGTTGCAGCGGGGTTCACATGGTAA
- a CDS encoding SPOR domain-containing protein encodes MDKQTSDTVKIKINGKDRPVSDKESKNEEYQISSWEEKLQAEKEMASAKKEEEDFPWLLPDEDDSIFEDDPKVVTPKKKKILSNSTVAPFVYSKKAKSKSNFVTFPLKQMFTVILMAIFLGVGFGYIALNFLSNKDMPEASVPTVVTNDTPDAASTEGGNTEEPAAASTSTATLQLYVVQGGIFSTKEGADTVSSTIKNKGLASTVIEADGSFTVLAGIGKEKAETEALNNLYKQNSFNDFWGGKQLSLSIATTKTPDQWVSSIVTLSSLASQATNGQSVNQDEVSAVESQLKEIETANDTEKSLLSKLSEAAANVKANKGWEAQQEILEVVASLQS; translated from the coding sequence ATGGACAAGCAGACCTCAGACACAGTAAAAATCAAAATAAATGGTAAAGATCGTCCTGTGTCAGATAAAGAATCAAAAAACGAAGAATATCAAATATCGTCATGGGAAGAGAAGCTACAAGCTGAAAAAGAAATGGCTTCTGCTAAAAAAGAAGAAGAAGATTTTCCTTGGCTTTTGCCTGATGAAGATGACAGTATTTTTGAAGATGACCCTAAGGTAGTAACTCCTAAGAAAAAGAAAATTTTATCAAATTCAACAGTTGCACCTTTTGTTTATTCGAAAAAAGCAAAAAGCAAAAGTAATTTTGTCACATTTCCTTTAAAACAAATGTTCACAGTGATTCTTATGGCTATTTTTCTAGGAGTTGGATTTGGTTATATTGCATTAAACTTTTTATCTAATAAAGATATGCCAGAAGCGTCTGTTCCTACGGTTGTCACAAATGACACACCTGATGCAGCTTCAACCGAGGGTGGTAATACAGAGGAGCCAGCAGCAGCTTCAACCTCTACAGCTACTCTTCAGCTTTACGTTGTACAAGGTGGGATCTTTTCAACGAAAGAGGGAGCAGATACAGTTTCGTCTACTATAAAAAATAAAGGGTTGGCTTCTACAGTGATTGAGGCAGATGGATCTTTCACTGTTTTAGCTGGTATTGGGAAAGAGAAAGCCGAAACAGAAGCCTTAAACAATCTATATAAACAGAACTCGTTTAATGATTTTTGGGGAGGAAAGCAGTTATCCCTTTCTATTGCAACTACAAAGACCCCTGATCAATGGGTAAGCTCAATTGTTACTTTATCTTCACTAGCTTCTCAAGCAACAAACGGGCAAAGTGTGAATCAAGATGAAGTATCAGCTGTTGAGTCACAATTAAAAGAGATTGAAACTGCGAACGACACAGAAAAGTCTTTACTTAGCAAGCTCTCAGAAGCTGCTGCAAATGTTAAAGCTAATAAAGGCTGGGAGGCTCAGCAAGAGATTTTAGAGGTTGTTGCAAGCTTACAATCGTAG
- a CDS encoding pilus assembly protein PilO, with protein MIEWRKKHTIIIVLTLVLSSLVVYFSYLLLIKPKAQQIESLQSQIETENTLIQTLQKSSSGSNINEAMLSAVELQKILPVSPFEEQFLLDLEKAETISNSMITSLTFQEGEQVTAEEDGDELVEAYDEKLDPDAENEGNEEASEEVETEPMPQGLEKLTVELTVTSPSYYELEDFIRILENSKRITQIESVSVEGNPEFVHLLEDSEETDYEYNVVVSTFYLPSLEELREQLPPIFTPEPSDKQNPFTNAIEEEDEDRS; from the coding sequence ATGATTGAATGGAGAAAAAAACATACAATAATCATCGTCCTTACACTTGTTCTATCTTCTCTTGTTGTTTATTTTTCTTATTTACTTTTAATAAAACCAAAAGCTCAACAAATAGAGAGCCTGCAAAGTCAAATTGAAACGGAGAATACACTTATTCAAACTTTGCAAAAGTCTAGTTCTGGATCAAATATTAATGAAGCGATGCTTTCTGCAGTTGAATTACAAAAAATTCTGCCTGTTAGTCCGTTTGAAGAGCAATTTCTTCTAGACTTAGAAAAGGCGGAGACCATTTCGAACAGCATGATTACGTCGTTAACCTTTCAAGAAGGAGAGCAGGTCACTGCTGAAGAAGATGGGGATGAGCTTGTTGAAGCATATGACGAGAAACTAGATCCTGATGCAGAGAATGAGGGTAATGAAGAAGCCTCTGAAGAAGTAGAAACAGAGCCAATGCCGCAAGGATTAGAAAAGTTAACGGTTGAGTTAACCGTAACATCTCCAAGCTATTATGAATTAGAGGATTTTATCCGAATTTTGGAAAACTCTAAAAGAATTACACAAATTGAATCTGTATCAGTAGAAGGAAATCCTGAATTCGTTCATCTGCTTGAAGATAGTGAAGAAACTGATTATGAATACAATGTTGTTGTTTCGACGTTTTATTTACCTAGTTTGGAAGAGTTACGAGAACAGCTACCACCAATTTTTACGCCTGAGCCAAGTGACAAACAAAATCCTTTTACAAATGCGATTGAAGAAGAAGACGAAGATCGATCATAG
- a CDS encoding PilN domain-containing protein — protein MLAEINLLPQKQQRNYTNLLVILIVAIMILCATLTIFSLLNKKNEQIAQLEQEYDTAQQQTTVLQQQASQSTDSDAVSDLEKAIQWSEEYPVDFVPLLNELTKQLPEKGYFYQMDYLDSSSLELIVQFESSSETAYYLKRLKESDLLKEVKLLTVETVPIDVAEEDSVPRYLAGYKLLTDRAALKAFKEEDSEE, from the coding sequence ATGTTAGCGGAAATTAATTTACTCCCACAAAAACAGCAACGAAATTACACCAATCTCCTTGTTATCTTAATTGTGGCCATCATGATACTCTGTGCAACGCTGACTATTTTTTCATTACTGAACAAGAAAAATGAACAAATAGCTCAATTAGAACAAGAATATGATACAGCTCAGCAGCAGACAACTGTACTGCAGCAGCAAGCAAGTCAAAGTACTGATTCCGATGCCGTATCAGATTTGGAAAAAGCCATTCAATGGTCTGAAGAATATCCAGTAGATTTTGTTCCTTTATTAAATGAATTAACAAAACAGCTACCTGAAAAAGGGTATTTCTATCAAATGGATTACTTGGATAGCTCTTCACTGGAATTGATTGTACAGTTTGAGTCATCTAGTGAAACAGCCTATTATTTAAAAAGACTTAAAGAATCTGACTTATTAAAAGAAGTGAAATTACTAACAGTAGAAACGGTACCAATTGATGTAGCAGAAGAAGATTCTGTTCCGCGATATCTCGCTGGGTATAAACTGCTTACTGACAGAGCTGCCCTAAAGGCTTTTAAAGAGGAGGACAGTGAAGAATGA
- the pilM gene encoding type IV pilus biogenesis protein PilM yields the protein MALPLFRQTKHSINLYISNYSIQLLELKSTDPLVVNHFVETYLPEGIVVDGQIKDADKLAMILDQCMSDWGIKRKQVRFITPDAFVSVRKVKVPADLKDDEIKGYLYLELGNNIHLPFEEPVFDFVPLQETETEKEILLFAAPEAMIKQYTELLDDLKLEAIAADLSALSNYRLLYNKQHVKSKDNTLLVEVKLDSVNFSIFEDCKPIFTRHLPLEGMLKKWSYKLEPETQLYYQYECKEPEELSLQFRDVVKEIEKIINFYRFSLHQGDHQITHIELLGDNPYIHELQKDLKELGTSITISLFKDRVYTHKNIAVPAKFHTVLGLALKEV from the coding sequence ATGGCTCTTCCTTTATTTAGACAAACTAAACATTCTATTAACTTATATATATCAAATTATTCCATTCAACTGCTTGAGCTTAAAAGCACAGATCCACTTGTTGTGAACCATTTTGTTGAAACGTATTTACCTGAAGGAATTGTCGTTGACGGGCAGATTAAGGATGCAGATAAGCTTGCGATGATTTTGGATCAGTGTATGAGTGACTGGGGAATAAAACGTAAACAGGTACGATTTATTACTCCAGATGCATTCGTCAGTGTTCGGAAAGTGAAGGTACCAGCAGATTTAAAAGATGATGAAATAAAAGGCTATCTTTATTTAGAGCTTGGAAACAATATTCATCTTCCTTTTGAAGAGCCTGTATTTGACTTTGTGCCTCTGCAAGAAACAGAGACTGAAAAGGAAATTCTTCTCTTTGCAGCACCAGAGGCTATGATTAAGCAATACACAGAACTGCTTGATGATTTGAAGCTAGAAGCAATTGCTGCAGATTTATCGGCACTTTCTAATTACAGATTGCTTTATAACAAACAGCATGTGAAAAGTAAAGATAACACATTGCTAGTGGAAGTAAAGCTTGACTCGGTAAACTTTAGTATTTTTGAAGATTGTAAGCCAATTTTTACACGTCATTTGCCGTTAGAGGGAATGTTGAAAAAATGGTCGTACAAACTTGAGCCGGAAACGCAATTATACTATCAATATGAATGTAAAGAACCTGAAGAGCTTTCTCTTCAATTTCGGGATGTAGTGAAAGAAATTGAAAAAATCATCAATTTCTATCGTTTTAGTCTTCATCAAGGAGATCACCAAATTACACATATTGAATTATTAGGTGATAACCCGTATATACATGAATTACAGAAGGACTTAAAAGAACTGGGAACATCCATTACTATTTCTCTTTTCAAAGATCGTGTATACACACATAAAAACATAGCTGTTCCCGCTAAGTTTCATACTGTGCTTGGATTAGCATTAAAAGAGGTGTAA